A region from the Corylus avellana chromosome ca7, CavTom2PMs-1.0 genome encodes:
- the LOC132187969 gene encoding gibberellin 3-beta-dioxygenase 1-like, with the protein MPSRLSDAFRAHPVDLYHKHLDFNTLRELPDSHAWTQLEDHHHHHHHPSSGESFAAAEMVPVIDLNDPNALNLIGHACKTWGVFQVTNHGVSEELLDDIEGAGRSLFSLPVQQKLKAARSPDGVSGYGLARISSFFPKLMWSEGYTIVGSPVEQFRQLWPQDYSKFCDIVEDYESEMKRLAGRLMWLMLGSLGISKEDIKWAGPKGQFKRASAALQLNSYPACPDPDRAMGLAAHTDSTLLTILYQNNTSGLQVLREGTGWITVPPLPGALVVNVGDLLHILSNGSYPSVLHRAVVNRTRYRLSIAYLYGPPANVKISPVQKLLGPRNPPLYRPVTWNEYLGKKAKHFNRALSSVRHGLVHDHVNDHSTNDHKLARN; encoded by the exons ATGCCTTCAAGATTATCAGACGCCTTTAGAGCCCATCCTGTCGACCTTTACCACAAACATCTCGACTTTAACACACTCCGGGAGTTGCCCGACTCCCACGCATGGACACAACTGGaagaccaccaccaccaccaccaccacccttCCTCCGGCGAATCGTTTGCTGCCGCAGAGATGGTGCCGGTTATCGATCTTAATGACCCAAATGCCCTTAATCTAATAGGCCATGCATGCAAAACTTGGGGTGTTTTCCAGGTTACAAACCATGGGGTTTCTGAGGAACTTCTTGATGACATTGAGGGTGCCGGTCGGAGCCTTTTCTCTCTCCCCGTCCAGCAAAAGCTCAAAGCCGCTCGCTCTCCCGACGGCGTCTCCGGCTACGGCCTCGCCAGGATCTCTTCCTTTTTCCCCAAGCTTATGTGGTCGGAGGGGTATACTATTGTCGGGTCCCCTGTCGAACAATTTCGCCAACTTTGGCCCCAAGATTACAGCAAATTCTG tGACATAGTTGAAGACTATGAGAGCGAGATGAAAAGGCTTGCAGGGAGGCTGATGTGGCTAATGCTAGGCTCATTGGGCATATCCAAGGAAGACATCAAATGGGCAGGCCCAAAAGGTCAATTCAAGAGGGCGTCAGCTGCCTTGCAATTGAATTCTTACCCTGCTTGCCCCGACCCGGACCGAGCCATGGGTCTAGCCGCCCACACCGACTCCACCCTCCTCACGATTCTCTACCAAAACAACACAAGTGGCTTGCAGGTCCTCCGGGAGGGAACCGGGTGGATCACGGTTCCGCCACTCCCGGGCGCACTGGTGGTCAACGTGGGCGACCTCCTCCACATATTATCCAACGGGTCGTACCCAAGTGTGCTCCACCGCGCGGTGGTTAACCGGACCCGCTACCGATTATCCATTGCATATCTCTACGGGCCACCGGCCAATGTCAAAATCTCACCCGTCCAAAAACTGTTAGGCCCACGAAACCCCCCGCTGTACAGGCCAGTGACGTGGAATGAGTACCTTGGCAAAAAGGCAAAGCATTTCAACAGGGCACTTTCATCCGTCCGCCATGGATTGGTTCATGATCATGTAAACGATCACAGTACTAACGACCACAAGTTGGctagaaattaa